The DNA region GCGCGCGGCCGTCGACCGCCTGCAGCACTGCTTCGACGAGTGGGTCGACTACAAGGCGCGCCGCTCGAACGCGTTCAAGAAGCTCATCAATCATCCGGACCTGCCGCGTGGTGTCTACATGTGGGGCGGCGTCGGCCGCGGCAAGAGCTTCCTGATGGACAGCTTTTACGCGGTGGTGCCCGTGCAGCGCAAGACGCGCCTGCACTTCCACGAATTCATGCGCGAAGTGCACCGCGAACTCGAGGAGCTGAAAGGGCAGGCCGATCCGCTCGACGAACTCGCGCGACGCATCGCGAAGCGCTACCGGCTGATCTGCTTCGACGAATTCCACGTGTCGGACATCGCGGACGCGATGATCCTGTACCGGCTGCTCGATCGCCTGTTCAACAACGGCGTGCAGTTCGTGATGACGTCCAACTACGATCCCGACGACCTGTATCCCGATGGCCTGCATCGCGACCGCATGCTGCCGGCGATCGCGCTGATCAAGGAAAAGCTCGCCGTGCTGAACGTCGACGCGGGCGTCGACTATCGCCAGCGCACGCTCGCGCAGGTGCGGATGTATCACACGCCGCTCGGCGCGGACGCCGATCGCGAACTGCGTCATGCATTCGCGAAGCTCGCCGCGGTGCCCGACGAAAGCCCGATCCTGCATATCGAGAAGCGTGAACTGAAGGCGTTGCGCAAGGCCGACGGGGTCGTCTGGTTCGATTTCGCGACGCTCTGCGGCGGCCCGCGTTCGCAGAACGACTATCTCGAGCTGGCGAGCCGTTTTCACGCGATCGTGCTGTCCGAAGTGCCGCAGATGTCGCCGCGCATGGCATCGGAGGCGCGGCGCTTCACGTGGCTCATCGACGTGCTGTACGACCACAAGGTCAAGCTGCTGATGTCGGCGGCGGTGCCGGCGGAGCAACTGTACATCGAAGGGCCGATGGCGAACGAGTTCGCGCGCACGGTGTCGCGGATCGTCGAGATGCAGTCGAAGGAATACATTGAAACGCCGCGTCGCATCGTCGATACTTCGCTGACCTGAGCGTAGTTTTCGATAAATGACGGGCTTTAAACGTCAATTCCGGTCAAATTATCGCGATCCCCGGGTATTTTCGGACTTGTCTTATATTCATCGTTGAAGTCGGCCGATATCGTTGTGTCATGGTTCCTAAGGCTGGAGATATCCATGACACCGTATCGCGATCTGACCGACCACGAGTGGCACTGCGTCGTGCCGCTTCTGCCCGAAATGCAGCCGCGCACCGAGTTGCGCGGCCGGCCGTTGGCCAACACGCGCGCCGTCCTGAACGGCGTTCTATGGGTCATCTATAGCGGCGCGACCTGGTCCGCGATGCCGCGTCGTTACCCTTCATATCAGACATGCCATCGCCGCTTTAAGGTCTGGCACGAGACCGGCACGTTGATGCAAGTGATGCGTGAGCTGTATGGCGACGCAGGCGTGAATCTGTGCAACGAACTGTCCACGCGGATGCGCAAGCACACGCAATCGAAGGCGGCAGAGGCGCGGGGTGCCGCGGCGCCGGTGTATCGTGCACCGGGCAGCTATGCGTCGGATACGCTGAAGCACGCAGCGTGATGTCGCCCGGTTTCATTCACGCACGCACCCAAACAAAATCGGCCTGACTACATCGCAGGCCGATTTTTCATTGCATCGCGCGTATCGACGCGCGTCGCGTTATTGTGCGCGAACCCAGGTCTGCGACCGGCCGAGCAGCGATACGCCGATGTAGCCGCGCACGACGAGCTTCTGGCCGCCGTCTGCCAGCGACATCTTGCACTTGTAGACCTTGCCGTTTTCCGGGTCGAGAATGTTGCCGCCGTCCCAGTGGTCGCCGTCCTTCTTCATCGCCTTGATGATCGTCATGCCTTTGATGAGCTGATCCTTGCGCTCGTCCGTGCACGCGGTGCAGCGGCGATCGGGCGTGTCGTTGGCGCCGAGGCCCTTGACGACCTTGCCCGACAGCGTACCGTCGCCGTCTTCGGCGATCTGCACGAGTGCCTTCGGCTGATGCGTGTTGTCGTCGATCGTCTGCCACATGCCGACGGGGTTGTCGGCCTGCGCGTAGGTGGGGGCGGCGCAAGCGAGCAGTGCGCTTGCGACGGCCAGTGCGCGCAACGGGCGGGTCAGTTGAATCATTGTCTTCCTCCTTGTTTCATGTCGTGTTCGATTCGCCCGCACGACCGCCTGCATGGGGCGTGGCATGTTGCGAGCTTTCCCAGAATACGTGAAACGACGCGCTGCGTTTGATAGAGGGGGCTCTAATCCAAACAGCCCGCGAGACGCGCGCTGTCTGGTGACCGATCAGTTCAACTGATACGAGAACGCGGCATTCACGCGCGGGCTGCGCGATGCGCTTTCAACGGGTGCATCGCCGACCGGCTTCGCGATATTCAGGTCGAGACTGTAGTAGCGGCTGTCCGAAAACCGTACGCCGATACCGACCGACGACAAGCGGCTCGGCGACGGCGTGCCCGTATGCAGGTACACACGTGCCCTGTCATAAGCGATGTACGGCGTGATCGACTTCATGTACGTCCAGCCCGGCGTGAAGGCGCGATTGACCTCCAGCGACATCCCCCATCCCGAGTCGCCCGACGTTTCGCCCGGTTGGTAGCCGAGCGCATAGCGTGTCGAACCGAACGAGATCTGTTCGGACGTCGGCAGCGAATCGGGGCTGTACTGGCCGGTCAGCGACACCGACGTGCCGATCTTGAACGGCCATTCGTTGGTCTGCGTGAAGGTCGCACCGGTGCGCACGAACGTCAGCGAAATCGGGCTGTCCACCGATGTCGTGTTCGAGCCGATCGTGATGTCCTGCGATTTCGACGCGCCGAGAATGTTGAAGCCCTTCGCGACGTTGACGCTGAGTTTCTGAACCTGCTTGGCCGACACGCTCGTGTAGTCGAGCTGCATCTGCAGCACGCGGACCTGCGAGCGCGTGTCGATGCTGTTGCCGGTGATCGTGTTCTGGTAGCGGTCTTCGTTGTGCGACGCATAGCCCGACACGGTGCCGAGCAGGCTGCGCTGGTTGTTCAGCAGCAACGGATAGGATGCCGAAAGACCGAGCTTCTCGTTCTTGACCGTCCGCTCGACGGTCGACGGCAGGCCCGGGTTGTCGGTCGGCTTGCCGCGATACGTGCTGGCGTCGAGGCGCGTGACCAGGCCGCTGCTGCCGACCGGCACCGCGCCGCTGAATGCGACGTAGGTCTGCTTGTCGCGGCCGGGCGGCACCAGTGCGGAAATGCTCAATTGCTCGCCAAACGACGTGAGGCCATTCTCGGTCGCGGTGATGAGCCCCTGGACGCCCGGGTGATTGAAATCGATGCCGGTGCTGATGTTGAATGCCTTGCGGTCGACGGCGAGTTCGAGCGTCGTCGCGCCGTCGGTCGTTTGCGGCGGCGGCACGTTGGCCTTCACCGTGACGCCGGGCAGGAGGCCGAAGGTGTTCACGTAGCGTTCGAACGTCGCGCGGCGCAGCGGGCGATCGGCCGTGATGTGCGCGGCGATCGCGCGGATCTTCGATTCCATCGCGCCGGGCTTGCCGGTGACCTTGACGTCCGACACGTAGCCTTCGACGACCGTGACGCGCACGACGCCGTTCTCGAACGTCTGCGCGGGAATGAACGCGAACGACAGCGCATAGCCGCGATCCTGGTACAGCTTGGTCACGCCGTTGGCGGTTTCGATAAGCTCGCCGATCGTGATGTCCTTGCCGACGAGGGGCGTGAAGCGACGCGAGATTTCGTCGAACGGCACCGACTTCACGCCTTCGACCTGGAACGTTGTCGGTGTCACGTGCCGCGACAGCAGCTCCTGCAACTGCGGTGCCTGCGGCGCGACCTGCACGGTGACGCTCGGCCCTTTCTTCGGCGCGTTGATCTGGGGGAGGGAATCGAGCGGGTTGCCTGCTGCGCGCGTCTGTGCCTGTGCCGTGCCTGCTGCTGCGATGGCGAGCAGCATCATCCATGTATCGAATCTGGATTTCATTGTTCTTCCTCGTAGGCCTTTCTTTTCGTCTTCGTTCTAATGCGGGCGCGCGACATTCGGGTGTCGTGCGCCGCGTGCCGCATCGCCGGTTGTGTTTTGTACGGCCGCGCCTCCTGCTCCGGCTGCAAAGGCGCGACCGTCCTCCTTACTTGCCGACGCTACCCAGCGTGCCCAGCAGCCCCGTTACCGGCGCCAGCAGGCCCGTCGAGCCGCCCGACGAGGCCGTCCCCGACACCCCGCCGACGAGCGACGTGACCGGCGCGAGCGGATTCGACGAAGCCCCGGATCCCGCCGCGCCACCCACTGCTGCGGTGACAGTATTCAGCAAACCGGTGACCGGCGCGAGAGGGTTTGCCCCGCCTGCGCCACCCGTCGCGCCGCCCACGGCGCCCGTGAGCGAACCGAGCGGCGTCGAGCCGAGGCCGGACAGCAGGCCGCCGAGCGGGTTCGTCGCGCTGGAACCCGACGATGAGCCGTTCTGAACGGCCGTGGTCGAGCCGCCGACGAGGCTCGTGATCAGGCCGGGGATGGGTGCCGCGCCGTTCGGGCCGTTCGGGTTCACGAGGCCGCCCGCGTTCGTCACGGTGTTGCCGACCGCGGTGACGAGCTGGCCGACGTCGCCGACGAGCGGTTGATTCGACGTGCTACCCACTTGCTTGCCCGCCGAGCTGATCGCGCCGCCGACCTGACCGAGCAGGCCCGATACCGGTTGACCGAGGCCCGTGGTCGTGCCGACTTGTTGCGTGACCTGACCCGCGGTGATCACCAGCGGCGTGATTGCCGAGCTGAGCGGTTGCGTCACTTGCTGCACGGCGCCCGATGACAGCGTCGAGCCGATCGTCGTGCCGGCGGCCGTCAGACCGTTGGCGACGGTGTCGAGCACGGTGCCGACCGGTGTCGTCACCGGGGCGAGCGGCGAGAGCTGCCCGGTGCCGAGCGCCTTGACCGTCGAGCTCAGCCCCGACACGGTGTTGCTCGTCGCGCCGACGACGTTCCCGAGGCCGGCGACCGTCGTGCCGACCGGGTCCTTGATCGTGCCGGTCTGTCCCAGCCCGTTGCTCAACGCATCGGCGGCCGCGCCGACGATCGTGCCGGTGCTCGAGATGGTGCTGCCGACGCCCTTCGTCACGCCGTCGCCGAGGCCCGGCACGCTGATGTTGCCGACAGTGCTGCCGAGGTCGGTCGCGGTCTGGCCGACCGTGCTGACAACGCCGTTGGTGCCGGTCGCCGTACCGCTGGTGCCACTCGTGCCGGTAGTACCGCTCGTGCCGCTGGAGCCGCCGCCGTTGTTGGCGGTCGGCGGCGTGCTGACGCTGTTGCCGCCGCAGGCGGCCAGCAGGCACGCAGCGGCGAATACGGTGACGGGCATGCGCCACTGGCGCGGCGCGACTGTCGTGAAGGAACGTTGCTGGGACATG from Burkholderia ambifaria AMMD includes:
- the zapE gene encoding cell division protein ZapE, which produces MNVTEYYTRELTTRGYQSDPAQRAAVDRLQHCFDEWVDYKARRSNAFKKLINHPDLPRGVYMWGGVGRGKSFLMDSFYAVVPVQRKTRLHFHEFMREVHRELEELKGQADPLDELARRIAKRYRLICFDEFHVSDIADAMILYRLLDRLFNNGVQFVMTSNYDPDDLYPDGLHRDRMLPAIALIKEKLAVLNVDAGVDYRQRTLAQVRMYHTPLGADADRELRHAFAKLAAVPDESPILHIEKRELKALRKADGVVWFDFATLCGGPRSQNDYLELASRFHAIVLSEVPQMSPRMASEARRFTWLIDVLYDHKVKLLMSAAVPAEQLYIEGPMANEFARTVSRIVEMQSKEYIETPRRIVDTSLT
- a CDS encoding transposase — translated: MSWFLRLEISMTPYRDLTDHEWHCVVPLLPEMQPRTELRGRPLANTRAVLNGVLWVIYSGATWSAMPRRYPSYQTCHRRFKVWHETGTLMQVMRELYGDAGVNLCNELSTRMRKHTQSKAAEARGAAAPVYRAPGSYASDTLKHAA
- a CDS encoding DUF2147 domain-containing protein; its protein translation is MIQLTRPLRALAVASALLACAAPTYAQADNPVGMWQTIDDNTHQPKALVQIAEDGDGTLSGKVVKGLGANDTPDRRCTACTDERKDQLIKGMTIIKAMKKDGDHWDGGNILDPENGKVYKCKMSLADGGQKLVVRGYIGVSLLGRSQTWVRAQ
- a CDS encoding ShlB/FhaC/HecB family hemolysin secretion/activation protein, producing the protein MKSRFDTWMMLLAIAAAGTAQAQTRAAGNPLDSLPQINAPKKGPSVTVQVAPQAPQLQELLSRHVTPTTFQVEGVKSVPFDEISRRFTPLVGKDITIGELIETANGVTKLYQDRGYALSFAFIPAQTFENGVVRVTVVEGYVSDVKVTGKPGAMESKIRAIAAHITADRPLRRATFERYVNTFGLLPGVTVKANVPPPQTTDGATTLELAVDRKAFNISTGIDFNHPGVQGLITATENGLTSFGEQLSISALVPPGRDKQTYVAFSGAVPVGSSGLVTRLDASTYRGKPTDNPGLPSTVERTVKNEKLGLSASYPLLLNNQRSLLGTVSGYASHNEDRYQNTITGNSIDTRSQVRVLQMQLDYTSVSAKQVQKLSVNVAKGFNILGASKSQDITIGSNTTSVDSPISLTFVRTGATFTQTNEWPFKIGTSVSLTGQYSPDSLPTSEQISFGSTRYALGYQPGETSGDSGWGMSLEVNRAFTPGWTYMKSITPYIAYDRARVYLHTGTPSPSRLSSVGIGVRFSDSRYYSLDLNIAKPVGDAPVESASRSPRVNAAFSYQLN
- a CDS encoding collagen-like triple helix repeat-containing protein is translated as MSQQRSFTTVAPRQWRMPVTVFAAACLLAACGGNSVSTPPTANNGGGSSGTSGTTGTSGTSGTATGTNGVVSTVGQTATDLGSTVGNISVPGLGDGVTKGVGSTISSTGTIVGAAADALSNGLGQTGTIKDPVGTTVAGLGNVVGATSNTVSGLSSTVKALGTGQLSPLAPVTTPVGTVLDTVANGLTAAGTTIGSTLSSGAVQQVTQPLSSAITPLVITAGQVTQQVGTTTGLGQPVSGLLGQVGGAISSAGKQVGSTSNQPLVGDVGQLVTAVGNTVTNAGGLVNPNGPNGAAPIPGLITSLVGGSTTAVQNGSSSGSSATNPLGGLLSGLGSTPLGSLTGAVGGATGGAGGANPLAPVTGLLNTVTAAVGGAAGSGASSNPLAPVTSLVGGVSGTASSGGSTGLLAPVTGLLGTLGSVGK